Proteins from a single region of Novosphingobium sp. CECT 9465:
- a CDS encoding site-specific integrase, translating to MPKKLSNALTPLAVKNAKPGRHADGGGLHLLVKESGARSWVYRFMLSGKSRDIGLGTAGPDGISLADARDARDALRLKVKAGIDPLEERQREAAEALATAQAAQVAGITFKAVAETYIGANEGSWRNDKHRQQWKNTLATYVYPVIGELPVAEVGTAHVLQILEPIWKAKAETASRVRGRMETILDAAKARGYRDGENPARWRGHIAQILPVRSRLTRGHHKAMPYEAIPAFVGALHKREAVAALALEFTILTAARTGEVIGGKWDEVDLEKAIWTIPASRMKAGKEHRVPLSPRAVEILKSTQGLRKEWLFPATKGGSMSGMAMSMLLRRMKVDVTVHGFRSGFRDWSAECTGYAHEVAEMALAHTIENKVERAYRRGDLFDKRRRLMDDWATYCVTIPAAGANVTPIRKAEAG from the coding sequence ATGCCCAAGAAGCTCAGCAACGCGCTCACCCCCTTGGCGGTGAAGAATGCAAAGCCCGGTCGCCATGCCGATGGTGGCGGGCTGCATTTGCTGGTGAAGGAAAGCGGTGCCCGGTCATGGGTCTATCGCTTCATGCTCAGCGGTAAGTCGCGCGACATTGGCCTTGGCACGGCTGGCCCGGACGGCATTTCCCTTGCCGATGCCCGCGACGCCCGCGACGCGCTGCGCCTCAAGGTGAAAGCCGGGATTGATCCCCTTGAGGAACGCCAGCGGGAGGCCGCTGAGGCCCTTGCGACGGCTCAGGCGGCACAAGTCGCCGGAATAACATTCAAGGCCGTGGCAGAAACCTACATCGGCGCGAATGAGGGAAGCTGGCGCAATGACAAGCACCGGCAGCAATGGAAGAACACGCTGGCCACCTATGTCTATCCGGTGATCGGGGAATTGCCCGTTGCCGAGGTTGGCACGGCCCACGTTCTGCAAATTCTTGAGCCGATCTGGAAAGCCAAGGCCGAAACTGCCAGCCGTGTGCGAGGCCGCATGGAAACGATCCTCGATGCCGCCAAGGCGCGCGGATACCGCGACGGCGAAAACCCGGCCCGGTGGCGCGGCCATATCGCGCAAATTTTGCCTGTCCGGTCCCGCCTCACGCGCGGCCATCACAAGGCCATGCCCTATGAGGCGATCCCGGCATTCGTCGGTGCGCTGCACAAGCGGGAGGCCGTCGCGGCGCTGGCGCTGGAATTTACGATCCTGACTGCTGCCCGCACCGGGGAAGTGATCGGCGGGAAGTGGGATGAGGTCGATTTGGAAAAGGCAATCTGGACGATCCCTGCCAGCCGCATGAAGGCGGGCAAGGAACATCGCGTTCCCCTGTCGCCGCGCGCCGTGGAGATTTTGAAGTCCACGCAAGGGCTGCGCAAGGAATGGCTGTTCCCGGCGACCAAGGGCGGGAGCATGTCGGGCATGGCCATGTCGATGCTGCTTCGCCGAATGAAAGTTGACGTGACCGTGCACGGATTCCGTTCGGGCTTCCGCGACTGGTCCGCCGAATGCACCGGCTATGCCCATGAGGTTGCGGAAATGGCCTTGGCGCACACTATCGAGAACAAGGTTGAGCGAGCCTATCGGCGCGGTGATCTGTTCGACAAACGGCGGCGGCTTATGGACGATTGGGCCACCTATTGCGTCACGATCCCGGCGGCTGGCGCCAACGTGACGCCCATTCGCAAGGCCGAGGCCGGATAG
- a CDS encoding helix-turn-helix domain-containing protein, with protein MQSIKHDPPKIGYSIREACHASSLGRTTLYNHISAGRLRAVRVGGRTIIPAEALHALIAGEA; from the coding sequence ATGCAATCCATCAAGCACGATCCCCCGAAGATCGGTTACAGCATTCGGGAAGCCTGCCATGCGTCCAGCCTTGGGCGGACGACGCTCTACAATCACATTTCGGCTGGTCGCCTTCGCGCCGTTCGCGTCGGTGGCAGGACGATCATTCCGGCAGAGGCGTTGCACGCGCTGATCGCGGGGGAGGCTTGA
- a CDS encoding toprim domain-containing protein codes for MIDLRVIAVRYGGKVMGRECLIPTPGHSSRDRGTAIRLAPGAPDGLLVTCFNGGRLEALAVKDMLRRDGILPADDGKRRALTAAERHSIRQAELARQRERLALEEMAASGAAALWSNASRADKAHPYLVRKALEPFGIRQSGTALLVPMVDADFRLWNVQRIRPDGFKLFLRDGRTAGLFWPHGVHMLDGRPSDGPLVIGEGFATMAAVHMATGHGIAAAMSARNLETVARAMRKLFPARKIIIAADDDSHLPENLGQNAARKAAQAIGAHVATPRPETRAGDSGADFADIPRDQVAARIDQARSGKAASHG; via the coding sequence ATGATTGACCTTCGCGTCATCGCCGTGCGCTACGGCGGCAAGGTTATGGGCAGGGAATGCCTTATACCGACGCCCGGCCATTCCAGCCGCGACCGAGGAACGGCAATTCGGCTGGCACCGGGCGCACCGGATGGCCTGCTAGTGACCTGTTTCAATGGTGGGCGGCTGGAGGCTCTGGCGGTGAAAGATATGCTTCGCCGGGATGGCATCCTACCCGCCGATGACGGCAAGCGCCGGGCACTGACAGCGGCAGAGCGGCACTCGATCCGGCAAGCCGAACTGGCCCGGCAACGGGAGCGGCTGGCGCTGGAGGAAATGGCGGCATCCGGTGCGGCGGCCTTGTGGAGCAATGCCAGCCGGGCGGACAAGGCGCACCCCTATCTTGTTCGCAAGGCGCTTGAGCCGTTCGGGATTCGGCAGTCGGGCACTGCCTTGCTGGTGCCGATGGTGGATGCTGACTTTCGTCTGTGGAATGTCCAGCGCATCCGGCCCGATGGCTTCAAGCTGTTCCTCAGGGATGGCCGCACCGCTGGCCTGTTCTGGCCCCATGGCGTGCACATGCTGGACGGCAGGCCGTCCGATGGCCCGCTTGTGATCGGGGAGGGCTTTGCCACGATGGCAGCTGTTCACATGGCAACCGGCCATGGCATCGCCGCTGCTATGTCGGCGCGCAACCTTGAAACCGTCGCCCGCGCTATGCGCAAGTTGTTCCCCGCCCGCAAAATTATCATCGCGGCGGACGATGACAGCCACCTGCCTGAAAATCTTGGCCAGAATGCCGCAAGGAAGGCCGCACAGGCGATTGGTGCCCATGTAGCGACCCCAAGGCCGGAAACGCGCGCAGGGGACTCAGGGGCCGATTTTGCGGACATTCCCCGCGATCAGGTTGCAGCGCGCATCGATCAAGCCCGGTCGGGCAAGGCGGCTTCTCATGGCTGA
- a CDS encoding AAA family ATPase, producing MADCWDDLWEQDQSAPMDMAAIHPGEAAARIHAHDALRATPYRWPDPASLPTRQWLLGHWLLRGEVTAIIAPGGTGKSTISGTMALCLASGRPLLGKPLPRGPQAVWIFNLEDGTDELERQMAAACAFHDIGPEDCGDRLHLDSGLVQPLCTAIEDRDGFALAEEVFAQLAATITERQISAVVVDPFVSSHAVQENSNGAIDAITKRWKRLAQETGCAVVLVHHTKKLGGREVTAEDGRGAVALRDAARVVLPLNAMGEKDAEELGITDPALRRTLVRIDEGKVSRAPAGAATWIKLESQSLDNGSGLEPSDFVGVATLWEKPDVFHGLTTWHLYMVQQGLADGDWRESVQAKDWVGHLVAKVAGLSAETDKGRIKAILRTWRKNGALAVERRTENGRDVPFVIAGKPVDPGEIGTRPHLQTCGAESAESADDDPC from the coding sequence ATGGCTGATTGTTGGGATGACCTTTGGGAGCAAGATCAGTCCGCGCCGATGGATATGGCTGCCATTCACCCCGGCGAAGCGGCGGCGCGAATCCATGCCCACGACGCATTGCGCGCCACGCCCTATCGCTGGCCCGATCCAGCATCTCTGCCCACGCGGCAATGGCTGCTTGGGCACTGGCTGCTGAGGGGAGAGGTTACGGCGATCATCGCACCGGGCGGCACCGGCAAGAGCACAATCAGCGGCACGATGGCGCTTTGCCTCGCCAGCGGCAGACCGCTCTTGGGCAAGCCTCTACCCCGTGGCCCGCAAGCGGTGTGGATCTTCAACCTTGAGGATGGCACCGACGAACTGGAGCGGCAAATGGCCGCTGCCTGCGCGTTCCATGACATTGGCCCCGAGGATTGCGGGGACCGGCTGCACCTCGATAGCGGGCTGGTCCAGCCGCTATGCACGGCCATTGAAGATCGGGACGGCTTCGCGTTGGCAGAGGAAGTATTTGCCCAGCTCGCAGCGACGATCACGGAGCGGCAAATTTCTGCGGTGGTTGTTGACCCTTTCGTGTCCAGCCATGCCGTGCAGGAAAACAGCAACGGAGCAATCGACGCCATCACCAAGCGGTGGAAGCGGCTGGCTCAGGAAACAGGCTGCGCAGTCGTCCTTGTGCACCACACCAAGAAGCTCGGCGGGCGCGAGGTAACGGCAGAGGACGGGCGCGGTGCGGTCGCATTACGCGATGCTGCCCGCGTCGTGCTTCCGCTCAATGCCATGGGCGAAAAGGATGCCGAGGAGCTTGGCATTACCGATCCCGCCTTGCGCCGCACGCTGGTGCGTATCGACGAAGGCAAGGTCAGCCGTGCGCCTGCCGGTGCTGCCACATGGATCAAGCTGGAAAGCCAAAGCCTCGACAATGGCAGTGGATTAGAGCCGTCCGATTTTGTCGGTGTCGCCACGCTCTGGGAAAAGCCGGACGTGTTCCATGGCCTGACAACCTGGCACCTCTACATGGTCCAGCAAGGGCTTGCGGATGGTGACTGGCGCGAGAGTGTGCAGGCCAAGGATTGGGTTGGCCATCTGGTCGCCAAGGTGGCTGGCTTGTCCGCCGAAACCGACAAGGGGCGCATCAAGGCAATCCTGCGGACGTGGCGCAAGAATGGGGCACTGGCGGTTGAACGCCGGACGGAGAATGGCCGTGACGTTCCCTTTGTGATCGCCGGAAAGCCGGTTGACCCCGGCGAGATTGGCACCCGTCCGCACCTTCAAACGTGTGGTGCGGAAAGTGCGGAAAGTGCGGACGATGACCCGTGCTGA
- a CDS encoding HGGxSTG domain-containing protein, giving the protein MECGATTRAGTPCKRRDIYRSGRCKLHGGLSTGPRTAKGKRRSARNGKRTTTGKPHERMQNADDLGKSGGATVRRGD; this is encoded by the coding sequence ATGGAATGTGGCGCAACCACTAGGGCAGGCACGCCCTGCAAGCGCCGGGACATATACCGTAGCGGGCGCTGCAAGCTGCATGGCGGTCTGAGCACCGGGCCGCGAACTGCCAAAGGCAAGCGGCGATCAGCGCGCAATGGAAAACGCACAACAACGGGCAAACCCCATGAGCGGATGCAGAATGCTGATGATTTAGGAAAATCTGGCGGCGCTACCGTGCGCCGGGGAGACTGA